GTTGATTCAGTGACTGCAGCAGAATATATAACAGCTAGTGAAGCTGCTAAGGAAGTTGTATGGATGAAAAAGTTCTTAACTGAACTTGGTGTGGTTCCTTCAATAGAAGGTGCAGTTCCATTGTTGTGTGACAACACTGGAGCCATTGCTGAAGCAAAAGAACCAAGATCACACCAAAAATGCAAACACATTTTGCGAAGGTATCACTTGATAAGAGAGATCATTGAACGTGGAGACGTTGAGATTCAAAAGGTCGATAGAAAGAAAAATGTTGCAGACCCATTCACTAAAGCTCTTGGCGCAAAGGAGTTTGCAAAGCACAAGTGAAAATTGGGAATAAAGTACAAGAGCGATTGGCTCTAgtgcaagtgggagattgttagggatatagtagatatgTCCTAGATCCAATTTCATATTTGATGATTGAAACATATTTTTGTaaacgttatttgatataaaatatatatggcatttgatattcttttatcaaaGTTTATTAATTACTTGATAaatttaataaggtccttgattaaattttgagacttgtcatcgtGATGGAGATCATAACAATGAGAGTAAAGTCTCTTACcatttaatctaaattttgtccttgatcataggattattaatttggacattagtaatccggttagatcaatatttatgtgatcgtctttatgtgataaagattagttgatctcattaactaaattacatagatagatgatgcatatagagatatgatcattgaaccgactcaataggatattctcttgaagaatgtgatgtaagatcctttgacctgagatcgtcatagtaattgacaagttatttattgtgctttgatacttgacacctatggccctagggcgatagttgaaaggatattgggtataattaaatacttgtagaattagtgtttgatcaagatggaatctgtcaactcttggtaatgaatTTAAGCTACATGTTGTCATAAATTATAAATGACCAAataagaccttggccagggcaattgaatgaaaagaagaaaagagtttcttaggtcgttcaatggtcgattatatttgacatgcacacatagttggtcgcctattaggatttgacagttgaaccatatcctagggtgactcaGAGCTATAAAGACAAGGAAATATTACTTTATTCTTCTACTGGTTcgtgagagtaaattgtatacttcattctatctggccgttaaggagtgttgctagacgccacccttgattagtaaaTTGATATGATTAATTTACTACCGGTTTGGTATTGAACTTATGGGGTCGCACACgaacgagtgttctgatctttgttAAGGATTAGTTAACTTATTATTTGACAAttgaattaaagaatttaattagtcaaataaataaagttattagtccaaatgaaatattattatattctttgctagcatagagaatataattaatattgtgaacaaattgaacttttctatttggaatagaaaattaaattatatctcttggttgaaatatatatatatatatataaaagattcaTAAAGATTAATTTGATCAATCCAATTCATTAATTTGATCAATCCAATTAAGAATTGGATTGACGTGAAAGTCAACGTCGGTTATTTCATCCCATAAGAGTGGGATTGgtaattttaataataaataatttctTGAAGTCCAATTTGGAATTGGACAGCATCTTCACGTCAAAGTCCTTAAGGACGTTGGTCACGTCGTTAATCCCTTTGGAAGGGAATTTGATATTTTGCAATAAAATATTATGGTATAGTTTAATTTTGGAATTAAACTTGCACCCCAAGTAAATCATCACCTCAATCAAATAGGAAAAAGGTTTATAGGTGATACTatataaagtttggaagtttgaccggaaaattgactttattgatatcggggtcggaatccgattccggaaatttgaaacaactccattatgtcatttatgactcgtgtacaaaatttgaagtcattccggattgatttgacacgtttcggcacaagatatagaatttggaaatttggaaaatttataagttcgattcgaggtgcaatttgtaatttcgacgttgttcgatgtaatttgagacctcgagtaagtctgtgttatgttacgagacttattggtatattcagaTGAGGTACctagtggctcgggtgagtttcggacggggttCGGATTGATTGGAACCTTgttgaagctgctggaatttgGGATTTGTTGATGCAactgcttctgcggaagcttggtCGTAGAAGTGACTTCACAGAAGCGAGCagtccatcgcagaagcggactgggcAGTGCTGAGCaagagccgcagatgcggagccatCTGTGCAGAAGCGCGGCCGTAGATGCGGTgcttttgatcgcagaagcgaaagggcgGGCCTTCAGGGGTGTGCGCAGAAGCGCAACTTTTTCCGCAGAgcgatggtcgcagatgcgacctactgtccgcaaatgcggaaacgcTGGGCAGAATACCTTATATTCGAAGGTTCaacattttacccatttttcggattttggagctagGTTTGGGCGACCATGGAGAGGAATTTCATcacacaacttgggataagtgttcttgaattaatcttcattttcggcgttaaattattgatttttcaagggAAATCAGAGGAATTATCTATAAttccataaaataaattttcaagtttGGAAAatcgatttagagtcggatttgagtaaaattagtatggttggactcgtaattgaatgggttgccggattttgggagtttcgTCGAATTCTAAGACGTGGGACCCActgtcgacttttcgagcggagttgaaattttttgtaaattgttaaattgtaagcattggagtaaattgtgattaatttgcacgttgttttaATAGATACAGATCGTTTGGCTTAAATTGAGGAGATAAGAAGGCGTTTGGGGTTGATACGCGCAAAATAGAATTTTCGAAGTATTGTttatcttgctcggcattggattcggcttgttcaaggtaagtaacatttctaaacttggagctgagggtataaaccccaaaaatacgtgttatatgatttgtttggaggtgacacacatgctaggtggcgggcgtgtgggcgtgcaccatagaaattttgacttaattgattccgtggagttacataatcaaataatcatgtcattatccacatatcctccacatgttagaggaattgagccgagactcatgttaaagatcatgtttaggctacgtgcctttttttgggacccacagaggtcttattgctcttgaattacttgtttaaatttataattttgtactcaatcacatctatcatttgcatatcatatttcagtctctgttgccattcattgataaatcatatcatcatgtcgggccgattttcatgacattgtgagcccgaaaaACTGGAGAGATTATTGACTAAGTGAGCCCgagggccggattgtgagtgatatttatgggatcgggttgcacgccgcaacatatttttatttatttatgcctggatctggcttattatagcgcttgggctgaaggagcccctccggagtatgcacCCCacacagtgagcgcggttgattttatattgagggatggatcttccctgggcatggatcttgcctgaatcatttatattttttgtatggatcttccctgggcatggatcttgcccgaatcatttatatttttgggatggattttccctgggcatgaatcttgcctaattatttatattgagagatagatcttccctgggctgtattggccctatacagtattgagtgactgaatgttagttattatatatttatatttgggttggatctgccttGTACAATGCCGAGTGACTAAGTGTTCAGAATactgagcgtgatgagtggaaatgtgagacagtgagaatgagtactctgagagtgggaGTACATGAGTTGATCAttgtgctgcattgcattagacatgcatacttgatatgtaggcatagagaaatatttttcctcatgccatttgataatggaatttcttatctgtcattaaagtttttttttttttgagaaaaatcacagatttcagacttactcatattttcattgattttcggcaaaggatttgagtttttcttttatacttgaaaagaaaatgtttattttccggaattgtatacgagctaagcattttattgttgagttattatttaGTGCTGCTtaaaattatattgttatgagatgttattggatattggtgtggactctgaccttggtacaagctcgtcactactttcaacctaaggttaggtttgttacttattgagtacatgaggtcggttgtactcatactatacttctgcaccttgcgtgcagattttggacgtTGATGTTGCTGTACATGgcaggagctagcattgaagatgtacctgcgatccAGTCACAGCTGCCTCGtgttctaggtagctttagaattttaaaatttattcatgtatatttcaaacagaagatgtatttttttatttcacaccagttttgtaaattctaatcttagaagctcatcatgtggatcggtatgatgacgtccatacttatcttcgagaggctacagggcattttaggataaacttctcGTCTTTCTTtatttatcgtgcgacattgattcggCTTGAAGCATACCTCTTTGAATTcatttctgtaacgacccggccaattgtttcgagagttatagccccgtttcccccatttctaattcttttgtgctttacagctgtattatgtcttactgggttggttggttcgggtccggagtggttttggagcgaattgagacacttattctcttaattggaagcttaagttggaaaaagtcgaccggatgtcgacttatgggaaaacgacctcggatttgaatttttatggttttgttagctccgttagttgatttcggacttaggagcgcgtccggaatgtgatttggaggtccgtagtagaaataggcttgaattggcaaaagttggaattttggcgattttggccggcagtggaaattttgatatccaggtcggattggatttccggaagttggaataggttctggtgtcatttttgacttgtgtgtaaaatttgaggtcaaccggacatgttttggtaggtttcggcattgttgtggaatttggaagtttagaagttctttaggcttgaatccgggcatAATTTgacgttttgatgttgttttgagggattcgaaggttcgactaagttcatatcgggttataggacttgttggtataattggttgaggtcccggaggcctcgggctGATTGCGGGTGGTTAACAGCTTGATGGGAGTTGAGGAATTGCAGCTGAAGTTGcagctactggtgtaaccgcacctgcggaatgggAACCACAGGTGCTAGCCCGTAAAAGTGAAGGAAGAGCCGTAGATGCGGCTAAGGAGGATCTGGGCAGAGGGCGAAAGTGCGATGGAATTCCTGCACCtgtgatggtcgcagaagcggatttaggggcgcaggtgcgagtttggaccgcaggggcgatgtagttcccgcacccgcgaagagcgcagatgcggtcacttgatcgcagGAGCAGAGGCAGTGTTTTAGTGATTTTCCGTAGAAGCGGGGCTttgcccgcagatgcggctccgcagatgcggaaatggagccgcaggtgcgagaagtctgggaagaacctataaatagaagacttcgagatttttcaccattttcatccttgtgcctatttatcttcaataatggtgttttcCCACTGATCTTTACACttagttggtgagtgtttgaggtaagatttgggagattagggcttgggaattggagagtgaattttggggttttggaggggcaattgaggtcggattttgataaatttggtatggttagactcgtgagtgaatggactttcgggTTTAATGACTTTCgtcgggattcgagacgtgggcccggggggccgggttgagccgatttcgaattttggactatattttagtagttttcttgtggaattgatccttttagctaatattgattatctcgtactgtttgtggctagattcagggcatttggaggccgattcgagaggcaaaggcatttcagagtaggatttctgtgtggttgaggtaagtaacaaccttaaatctggttttgagggtatgaaaccccaagaattggtatgatgtgaatatttggaggtgatgcacatgctaggtgacgggcgtgtgagcgtgcaccgtgagggattgtgacttggtccgtcctgtgagactgtaaagtcgaataaccattgtcattacttgtttttccttgtctttgagcaattgactgcctttcatgttagaaaccatgcttaggccatatgatatcactgttgggacccgcagcagtcgtatacttgttgaattgactgctaattgctgtcttgtactcagtcacagtcttacttgtgtgttatatctccgttccctctcatttcttgttgatacttgttgtattctcggTTTGGGCtagttattatgatattctgtgagcccgaggggctggagaggttagtgactgagatagggcctgagtgacGAGCTGCaagctgtgaggtatatggatcgggttgcgcgccgcaataagccttcgggctatatatatatatatatataattattggatcgggttacacgccacaacaatattggatcgggttgcacgccgcaacattattggatcgggttgcacgccgtaacaatattggatcgggctgcacgccgcaacgcttggactgaaggagcccctccggagtctgtaccccctagtgagcgcaggtgcctattgagagtgtgtattgagggctgagagccgagagtatgagctgttgagtgactgctgccttgtgaggatgtacttgcttttatttattattgcacttagttgttatctgctgttgttgtgaaatttttggaagattcatatctgttttacttgagctcgaactgatttcacttataccaccggatttgaaagcatgtttactctttactgaaaactttttaaatgatctgtatttttatagctcgtcactgcttctcagttccttatttaattttgttacttgctgagttggttgtattcatgctacaccctgcacttcatgtgcagatccaggtgtgtacggttctggcggtcgttgagttcgtgcgcgagctgattatcggagacttacgaggtagctaccAGTGTcggcagtccttgtttctcctttcttattatcttttctctcttatattggcatttggcacagactgtagtagactctgtttctagatgggttgttagatgctcatgacttagtgacaccccgatgtcgggctatcattctgcacttgtgttttgggtttttaccccgttattatgtaaaccttcagttattttaattgctttagctcacttctgttatatattgaaagcatattgagaatgtcggcttgtctagttccacgataggcgccatcacgactggttaggtatttgggtcgtgacaagttggtgtgagagcctaggttacataggtctcatgagtcatgagcaggtttagtagattcttgagaattggtacgaagacgtctgtacttatcttcgagaggctacagaacccttaggaaaccccacattcttgaattcttgtcgtgcgaatttgttgattctagtaactaaacatctgttgtttcattctctcacagatggtgaggacttgtaCTACGGGGCAGGAaagacagccaccagtaccactagccagggccacgagaggccgaggtcgcggtaggggcagaggtgcagcccgcacagcagctggggcagtacctgcagatccaccagttgccccagatcaggactaGATTCCAGTAGTGGATGcactagctcaggcaccacttGTGCCTACTGTGATTCCTGGcattcaggaggccttagctcagattctgaccgcgtgtaccagtcttgctcaggcggtctctatttcggccgcagcagccacttctcaggccgggggaggcgctcagactcccgccgcccgcacaccagtgcaggtggtacagggatacCATAcatcgggggcaccaccagcccagccgattgcaactgctcaggactatgtggttcctgttatgcctgaggatgagcagcgtagattggagaggtttgggagactccagcctccatacagggtttcttggacaggtgtcagaggatactccgtacatcCGGTATTCTGGAgatcagtggggtctcattctctacctttcagttctctggggctacattcagttggtgggaggcttacgagaggcgtaggccggtcgacgcaacaccccttacctggcagcagttctctattatctttctggagaagttcgttcctcagtcccgtagagaggagctgcgcatacagtttgagcagcttcgttagGGTTATATGTCTGTGAtgtagtatgagatgcgattctcgaagttggcccgtcatgctatctggttggttcccatagatagggagaggatcaggaggtttatagatggcctcacttttcagctgcgattgcttatgaccagagaaagagtgtctggtgctacttttgatgaggttgtcaacattgctcgtcatattgagatggttcgcagtcaggagagggttgagagggaggccaagaggcctcgtggacaggttggatttagcggtgctccttctgggggtcagttccagcacggtagaggctgtcctttcagacatgctcagacggctcatccagttcaccatggtgcatcatctagccatggttctcatagttaTTAGCAGGGCCGTTCATCTCTCGGTGCCCTCCCAGTGCAGAGTTCCTCCCATActccatcgggtcagggttcgtctatgccaggtccttctgccAGTTATCTCAGTGCCCGgagctcccttcagtcccctgcACCAACACCGgagagttgctatgagtgtggggagtttggtcacatgaggagagagtGTCCCCGTATAGTGGGAGGTCCTGCTCCGCAGAGGAGACAGTCTATGTCATCAGCACCAGCccctccaccacccgctcagccagctcgagatgGAGCCCAGTCAGCCAGGGGTcgctctagagggggaggcagatcagggggtggccaggcccatttttatgccctccctgccagaccagatgccatttcttcagatgctgtgattacaggtattgtcttagtttgccacagagatgcctctgtattatttgaccctggttccacttattcatatgtttcctcgtatttcactcattttctggatattccccATGAGTATTTAGTctcatctattcatgtatctactcctgtgggtgatactattattgtggaccgcgtatatcggtcatgtgtggtgactattggcgGTCTGGAGACCAaagtggatcttttgctgctcagtatggtcgattttgatgtgatattgggtatggattggttgtctccatttcatgctattctagattgtcatgctaagattgtgacgttggcgatgccggggttgccgagggttgggtggagcagttctatagactatgttcccagtagagtgatttcatacttgaaggcttaacagatggttgagaagggttgtctatcctatttggcttttgtgaaggatgttagtgcaaagactcttgccattgattctgttccagtggtgcgtgattttccggatgtgtttcctgcagacctgccgggcatgccgcctgacaggaaTATTAACTTcgatattgatttggtgctgggcactcagcccatttctattccaccgtatcatatggcgCCGACAgggttgaaagaattgaaggaacaacttcaggaactccttgataagggtttATTCGGCcaagcgtgtcaccttggggtgcaccgattctatttgtaaagaagaaggatggttctatgaggatgtgcattgactataggcagttgaacaaggtcacagtcaagaacaagtatcctttgccacgcattgatgatctatttgaccagcttcagggggcgagggtgttctccaagattgatttgaggtcaggatgtcactagttgaagattcgggagtcggatATTCTTAAGCAAGCTTTCAGGACccaatatggccattatgagctccttgtgatgttttttgggctgactaacgccccagcatcgttcatgcatttgatgaacagtgtgttttagccttatttggactcgttcgttattgtattcattgatgatatcctggtatactctcgtagccaggaggagcatgcccaacatctaAGGATTGTGTTAAAGAGATTAAGGGAGGataagctttatgcaaagttctccaagtgtgagttttggctcggttcagtggcgttcttggggcacgtggtgtctagcgagggtattcaggtggatccgaagaagatagaggtggtgtagagttggcccagaccgtcctcagccacggagattatgagctttcttggtttggcaggctattaccatcgtttcgtggagggtttttcatctattgcatcgcccttaaccaaattgacctaaaagggtcctccattcaggtggtcggatgagtgcgaggagagctttcagaagctcaagattgctttgaccacGACCCCAGTTCTAGTTCttccatcagcttctggttcttacacagtgtattgtgatgacTCGCGGATAGGAATTGGatatgttctgatgcaggagggtagagtgattgcttatgtttcgcgccagttgaagacccatgagaagaactatcctatccatgatcttgagttagcagctattgttcacgccttgaagatttggcggcactatctgtatggggttcattgtgagatctacactgatcaccggagtttgcagcatatgttcaaacagaaggatcttaacttgcgtcagcgaaggtggttggagcttctcaagaactatgatattaccattttgtaccttcccgggaaggccaatgtggtggtcgataccCTGAGTTACCGggcgaagagtttggggagtttagcatatcttccagcagcagagagacccttggcattggatgttcaggccttagctagccagcttgtcagattggatattttggagtggtattggcttgtgtggtctctaggtcttctatttatgattgtatcagggagcgtcagtattaTATCTGCCAAGTGTAGGGCTCTTTTTGACAATACTTTTTTGATGAGGTAAGGGCCTAGCCAGctcggggcgaactttccttttgcttctttctaataaggaaatatacatttcaaaacaagttgtcctacctcAAATTGTCTTGGGCGCACTTTTTTATTGTAAGtgcgtgccattctttgttggtataactgaccGAAACAAACTGCCGCCAAACGCTTTCCATCAGTTAAACTCAACTGTTCCAATCGGGACTTGACCCAGTCAGTGTCCTCGATCCCTACTTCAATaatgattcggagagagggaatctcaacttcagCAGGTATGACCGCTTTAGTGCCATAAACCAACAAGTAGGGCGTTGCGCCATATGATGTACGGACAGTTGTCTGGTATCCtaaaagagcaaaaggcagttTCTCGTGCCATTTTCTAGACCCTTGGAccatcttcctaagaatcttcttgttGTTCTTATTTGCAGCTTCAACATATCCATTAGCCTTGGGACGGTAAGGAGTAGAATTGcgatgctcaattttaaattTTTCACATACCTCCTTAAtcagatgactattcaaattagcagcattatctATGATAATGGTTTTTGGAATACCAAAACGACAGATGATGTTGGAGTGGACAAAGTCTACTACTACTTTCTTGGTAACTTctttcaatgtaatagcttccacctatttggtgaagtaatcaattgcaaccaagatgaatctatgcccatttgaagcttttggctcgattggcccaatgACATCCATTCCGCAAGCGACAAAAGGCCAAGGAGCCGACATAGGATACAACTCTAAAGGAGGCGAGTGAATCAAGTCACTGTGAATCTGACATTGgtggcacttgcgaacaaaacgaaagcaatcttgctccatagtaagccaataatatcatgcccgaaggattttctttgctagaacatatccattcatgtgcggaccacatACTCCTGAATGCACTTCATTCATAATCatttcagcttctttggcatccacacatctcaacaaattcaaatccgaagtccttttgtataggatttccccactcaaaaataaaccattagagagtcgcctaatagttctcttttgatccaTATTAGCATGTTTTGGATATTCTCTTATTTTTAGATACTGTTTAATATCAcggtaccatggttcaccatctggttctgcttTAATTGTGttgcaataaccatgttgatcccgaatttgaatttttaataggtcaatgtgagtattacctaggtatggaagcattgaggccagggtggccaaggcatcagctaattcattgtgaaacctgggaatgtacctaaactcgatggacttgaaccttttgCTAAGATCTTCCACACATTGTCTAAATGGAATGATCTTGATGTTTTGAGTCTCCCAATCACCTTGAGCCTGTCGAATAAGCAAATTTAAATCTCTCAtcaccaatagttcatgcacatttaggtttattgccatgttcagacccatgatgcaagcttcatattctgcCGCATTGTTTGTATAGAAGAAACAAATTCGCATCATGGCAGGGTAATGTTGCCCAACAGGTGATATAAGAATTGCCCCAATACCTACGCCTTTGATGTTAACAGCcccatcaaagtatagtttccaaatttgactgtcatcttggactacttattcaactaaattaacctcttcatctgggaagtatgtgTTCGAAGATTCATACTCATCACCAACCGGGTTTTCTGCCAAatgatcagccaaagcttgtgccttcatggcagtacgagtgacataaacaatatcaaactctgtGAGCAAGATTTGCCATTTTGCCAATCTGCCAGttggcatcggcttctgaaaTATGTACTTCAAGGGATCCATTCGAGATATGAGGTAaattgtataggccaaaagataatgcctaagcttctgggcgacccaggttaaggcgcaacatgtcctttccaaaagagtgtatttggactcataagtggtgaactttttgctcaaataaaatattgcttgttcctttttgcctgtGGCATCAGGTCAACCCAGAACACAGCTAAAGGAACTATCCATTACTGACAGATATAAAAACAGAGGTCTACCAGGTTCCGGCAGGACCAAAATagggggatttgacaaatattccttgatcttatcaaaggcttcttggcactcatctgtccacttgatagcggcgttctttttcaacaacttgAAAATAGGCTCACTTGTGGTTTTAAGCTGCACGATGAACCTGTTGATTATTTCAACctcccgagtaaactcatgacttctgTTTTGTTCTTTGGGGGAGGAAGCTCTCGAATGGTCTTTATCTTGGAGGTATCTAACTCGATGCCTTttcgactaactataaaacccaaaagcttcccaaaaaaactccaaatgcacatttggctggattgagtttgagattgtaccttcgtagcctttcaaagaaccttttcaagtcttgcacatgATCAACTTGTGTTGTGGACTTAATGatcatatcatcaacatacacttcaatct
The DNA window shown above is from Nicotiana tomentosiformis chromosome 8, ASM39032v3, whole genome shotgun sequence and carries:
- the LOC117275695 gene encoding uncharacterized protein, whose amino-acid sequence is MPGLSADFVVHKLPTYPNFSPIQQKQRKFKTYMGDKIKEEITKQLSANVIRVIRYTTWLANVVPVPKKDGKIRLKTTSEPIFKLLKKNAAIKWTDECQEAFDKIKEYLSNPPILVLPEPGKKEQAIFYLSKKFTTYESKYTLLERTCCALTWVAQKLRHYLLAYTIYLISRMDPLKYIFQKPMPTGRLAKWQILLTEFDIVYVTRTAMKAQALADHLAENPVGDEYESSNTYFPDEEVEAITLKEVTKKVVVDFVHSNIICRFGIPKTIIIDNAANLNSHLIKEVCEKFKIEHRNSTPYRPKANGYVEAANKNNKKILRKMVQGSRKWHEKLPFALLGYQTTVRTSYGATPYLLVYGTKAVIPAEVEIPSLRIIIEVGIEDTDWVKSRLEQLSLTDGKRLAAVCFGQLYQQRMARTYNKKVRPRQFEVGQLVLKCIFPY